A genomic window from Mesorhizobium sp. 131-2-1 includes:
- a CDS encoding methyltransferase family protein, with the protein MVEQSPAYGLWGLAIINSAVFILFAFSFFKPRTGRDWRSFGAFSAFLAALFAEMYGFPLTIYLLSEWLQSRYPGIDWFSHDAGHLPEMMFGWRLNPHFGPFHVLSFFLISGGFMLISTAWRVLYEAQRHNRLATGGPYASIRHPQYVGFALVMAGFLVQWPTLLTLAMFPILVAMYVRLSFIEERETRKEFGDAYDRYAARVPAFFPHVDRLFGSSGEHRAP; encoded by the coding sequence ATGGTCGAGCAATCTCCCGCCTACGGCCTCTGGGGCCTGGCGATAATCAACTCGGCGGTTTTCATCCTGTTCGCATTCAGCTTCTTCAAGCCGCGGACCGGCCGTGACTGGCGCTCCTTTGGTGCATTCAGCGCCTTCCTGGCAGCGCTGTTCGCCGAAATGTATGGCTTCCCCCTGACGATCTATCTGCTCTCTGAATGGCTGCAGTCACGATACCCAGGCATCGACTGGTTCTCGCATGATGCCGGTCACCTGCCGGAGATGATGTTCGGTTGGCGTCTCAATCCGCATTTCGGCCCCTTTCACGTTCTCAGCTTCTTCCTGATCAGCGGCGGATTCATGCTGATCTCGACTGCCTGGCGGGTGCTTTACGAAGCGCAGCGTCACAATCGGCTCGCAACGGGTGGGCCATATGCCTCCATCCGGCACCCGCAATATGTCGGCTTCGCCCTCGTCATGGCGGGCTTCCTCGTGCAGTGGCCGACGCTGCTGACGCTAGCGATGTTTCCCATTCTGGTCGCCATGTATGTGCGGCTTTCCTTCATCGAGGAGCGTGAAACAAGAAAGGAGTTCGGCGACGCATACGACCGTTATGCCGCTCGCGTGCCCGCCTTCTTTCCACATGTGGACAGACTGTTCGGTTCCTCCGGCGAGCACCGTGCGCCTTGA